A region of Caballeronia insecticola DNA encodes the following proteins:
- a CDS encoding MFS transporter: MTAKWDTSYEWKAVTLLALGFGLVGLDRWLIAPLFPSIMKDLHLTAQDVGNCIGILGLSWGVFAALMGGISDKFGRRKVLIPAIIVFSLLSGFSGMAGGLVSLLAVRALMGVAEGSFCPTSFAATADASHPKRRGFNLGLQQSGFALFGLALSPIIATQLLGVMTWRWVFALVAIPGLILGLLMYFVIREPKTEVVQPTQLQTHHIARGNWRDVLKSRNIRVAMVALFCAMTGVFVLGAMLPLYLTEYLALDTQRMGMVVSAIGFGGFVGQFGLPGLSDIVGRRLASIVGFAGTAVMLYVFRGVGAQPLMLFIVLFVSAFFTLGLVSLLSGPVATEAAPVGMVSTAIGIVVGAGEIFGGGVAPALAGYVATNFGIQNIMWLPIFAVVLGIGVSLLLEETAPARMRRAAPAVDLTPAEQPE; the protein is encoded by the coding sequence ATGACTGCGAAGTGGGATACCTCATACGAATGGAAGGCCGTGACGCTGCTTGCGCTCGGATTCGGTCTGGTCGGCCTCGACCGATGGCTGATTGCGCCGCTCTTCCCGTCCATCATGAAAGACCTGCATCTGACCGCGCAGGATGTCGGCAACTGCATCGGCATTCTCGGTCTTTCATGGGGTGTCTTCGCTGCGCTCATGGGCGGCATCTCCGACAAGTTCGGGCGTCGCAAGGTGCTGATACCGGCCATCATTGTGTTCTCGCTGCTCTCGGGTTTCTCGGGCATGGCGGGCGGTCTCGTGAGCCTGCTTGCCGTGCGCGCGCTGATGGGCGTCGCCGAAGGATCGTTCTGCCCGACGAGTTTCGCCGCGACCGCCGATGCCTCGCATCCGAAGCGCCGCGGCTTCAATCTCGGGCTTCAGCAGAGCGGATTCGCGCTGTTCGGGCTCGCGCTTTCGCCGATCATCGCGACTCAGTTGCTCGGCGTGATGACGTGGCGATGGGTGTTCGCACTCGTCGCCATTCCGGGGTTGATACTCGGATTGCTGATGTACTTCGTGATCCGCGAGCCGAAGACGGAAGTGGTGCAACCTACGCAACTGCAGACGCACCACATCGCGCGCGGCAACTGGCGCGACGTGCTCAAGAGCCGCAACATCCGCGTCGCGATGGTTGCGTTGTTCTGCGCGATGACGGGCGTCTTCGTGCTGGGCGCGATGCTGCCGCTTTACCTCACCGAGTATCTCGCCCTCGACACGCAACGCATGGGCATGGTCGTATCGGCGATCGGCTTCGGCGGCTTCGTCGGGCAGTTCGGCTTGCCGGGGCTCTCCGATATCGTCGGCCGGCGGCTGGCGAGCATCGTGGGCTTCGCGGGCACGGCGGTCATGCTGTACGTGTTTCGCGGCGTGGGCGCGCAGCCGCTGATGCTCTTCATCGTGCTGTTCGTGTCCGCGTTCTTCACGCTCGGACTCGTGTCGCTATTGTCCGGGCCGGTCGCGACGGAGGCGGCGCCTGTCGGCATGGTGTCGACGGCAATCGGTATCGTCGTGGGTGCGGGCGAGATTTTCGGGGGCGGCGTGGCGCCCGCGCTTGCCGGTTACGTCGCAACAAATTTCGGAATCCAAAATATTATGTGGCTGCCGATTTTCGCGGTCGTGCTCGGCATAGGCGTGAGTCTGCTGCTCGAAGAAACCGCGCCCGCGAGAATGCGCCGTGCCGCGCCGGCAGTCGATTTAACGCCGGCCGAACAGCCTGAATGA
- a CDS encoding LysR family transcriptional regulator, giving the protein MDRFLSIEAFVRVAETSNFAKAARQLGVTSSVVTHRIQQLEKFVNAPLFHRTTRHVRLSDVGEAFYRECAEVVGRVNELTDQMRELRATPTGRLRIQMLPGFALGHFGALLAEFNRRYPGIQLDVIVNDRVVDPIEEGFDVAFQIFPAISDSLIERRLFTVRRLFCAAPAYLHAHGAPQHPRDLLEHTTALYSGYPSRNRWTMTRSEEVIEMDLPGMIRSNSVHLLRDYALTGGGIVCLPTLVASASLLDGSLVPLLVDYSLSTMDFAAVYPETQRQGLKVKALVEFLAGELGPEPAWDVPLIERGWVK; this is encoded by the coding sequence ATGGATCGTTTTCTGAGCATCGAGGCCTTCGTGCGTGTGGCGGAGACCAGCAACTTCGCGAAGGCGGCGCGGCAGCTCGGCGTGACCAGTTCGGTCGTGACGCATCGTATCCAGCAGCTGGAAAAGTTCGTCAATGCGCCGCTGTTTCATCGAACCACACGGCATGTGCGGCTCTCGGATGTCGGCGAAGCCTTTTACCGTGAGTGCGCAGAAGTGGTCGGGCGTGTGAACGAACTCACCGACCAGATGCGCGAGTTGCGCGCAACGCCCACCGGACGCCTGCGGATTCAGATGTTGCCCGGCTTTGCACTGGGACACTTCGGCGCGTTGCTCGCCGAATTCAACCGGCGCTATCCGGGCATTCAGCTCGATGTGATCGTCAATGACCGGGTCGTCGATCCAATCGAAGAAGGATTCGATGTCGCGTTCCAGATCTTCCCGGCCATCTCCGACTCGCTGATCGAGCGGCGTCTCTTTACCGTGCGCCGGCTGTTTTGCGCCGCGCCCGCCTACTTGCACGCGCATGGAGCGCCGCAGCATCCGCGTGATTTGCTGGAGCACACGACGGCGCTTTATTCGGGCTATCCGTCGCGCAATCGCTGGACCATGACGCGCAGCGAAGAGGTCATCGAAATGGATCTGCCCGGCATGATCCGCTCCAACTCGGTTCATCTGCTGCGCGATTATGCGTTGACGGGCGGCGGCATCGTTTGCCTGCCGACGCTCGTGGCGAGCGCATCGCTTCTGGATGGCTCGCTCGTGCCGCTTCTGGTCGACTATTCGCTCTCGACGATGGACTTCGCCGCCGTCTATCCGGAGACGCAGCGTCAGGGCCTGAAGGTGAAGGCGCTCGTCGAATTTCTTGCGGGAGAGTTGGGCCCCGAGCCTGCGTGGGATGTACCGCTCATCGAGCGCGGGTGGGTGAAGTAG
- a CDS encoding SRPBCC family protein, with protein sequence MTTGTVNLHRVLRATPERVYRAFLEPDAVARWLPPYGIICQVHHLDARVGGTHKMSFRYFSNGNGHSFGGEYLELVPFEKIRYTDRFDDPNLPGEMQVTVTLRQVSCGTELTIVQEGVPEAIPVEMCYLGWQESLTQLARLVELDMPG encoded by the coding sequence ATGACTACCGGAACCGTCAATCTGCACCGCGTCCTGCGCGCGACGCCCGAACGCGTCTATCGCGCCTTCCTCGAACCCGATGCCGTCGCAAGGTGGCTGCCGCCCTACGGAATCATCTGTCAGGTGCATCATCTGGATGCCCGCGTCGGTGGAACGCACAAGATGTCGTTTCGCTACTTCAGCAACGGCAACGGGCACTCGTTCGGCGGCGAATATCTCGAACTGGTGCCGTTCGAGAAGATCCGCTATACCGACCGTTTCGACGATCCGAACCTGCCCGGCGAAATGCAAGTCACCGTTACGTTGCGGCAGGTGTCGTGCGGAACGGAACTCACCATCGTGCAGGAAGGCGTGCCCGAAGCCATCCCTGTGGAGATGTGCTATCTCGGCTGGCAGGAATCGCTGACTCAGCTCGCGCGGCTCGTCGAGCTGGACATGCCCGGCTGA
- the solA gene encoding N-methyl-L-tryptophan oxidase codes for MNETIADVVVVGLGAFGSATAFQLAKRGLKVIGIDRFAPPHDRGSSHGNTRITRLAAGEGEAYIPFIKRSHEIWRALEAQTGRTLYHRTGGLVIGARDSATHHHAKPDFLQQTIANARQFGIEHEVLTAADMSKRYPQFRLRGDELAYFEPDAGVLIPEACIETQIELARASGASIRFNEPVIDIKEQGDGVIVRTALGKYAAARVVVTAGAWIPGMAGGKMAEHLRVMRQTLHWFATTDPSLYSPARCPIFIWMHGNGDHDYMYGFPMIDGQPGVKVATEQYEAACTPDDFDRHVGADESRAMFDAHVAGRLAAVTSTTVHAAACLYTVSTDSGFVIDRYRDMKNVKVVSACSGHGFKNSAGFGERLALWAAGHDDDTLDRFQVSRLDAYQPGMSSSTSRAS; via the coding sequence ATGAACGAGACAATTGCCGACGTCGTGGTAGTCGGACTGGGCGCATTCGGTAGCGCGACGGCTTTTCAACTCGCAAAACGAGGCCTGAAAGTGATCGGCATCGACCGCTTCGCGCCGCCGCACGACAGAGGGTCGAGTCATGGCAACACGCGCATCACGCGCCTGGCCGCCGGAGAAGGCGAAGCGTACATTCCCTTTATCAAACGTTCGCATGAAATCTGGCGAGCCCTCGAAGCGCAGACAGGCAGAACGCTATATCACCGCACAGGCGGCCTCGTGATCGGCGCGCGTGACAGCGCAACGCACCATCATGCGAAGCCGGACTTTCTTCAGCAGACCATCGCGAACGCGCGGCAATTCGGTATCGAGCATGAGGTTTTGACTGCGGCAGACATGTCGAAACGATATCCTCAGTTTCGCCTGCGTGGCGATGAACTCGCTTACTTCGAACCTGACGCAGGCGTCCTCATTCCGGAAGCGTGCATCGAAACGCAGATCGAGCTTGCGCGCGCTTCGGGCGCATCCATTCGATTCAACGAGCCGGTCATCGACATAAAAGAACAAGGCGATGGCGTGATCGTCCGCACCGCGCTGGGCAAGTATGCGGCGGCGCGTGTCGTCGTGACAGCCGGTGCCTGGATTCCGGGAATGGCCGGAGGCAAGATGGCCGAGCATCTTCGCGTCATGCGGCAGACGTTGCACTGGTTCGCAACGACCGACCCGTCGCTCTACTCGCCAGCGCGTTGTCCGATCTTCATCTGGATGCACGGCAACGGCGATCACGACTACATGTACGGCTTTCCGATGATCGACGGCCAACCCGGCGTCAAGGTCGCGACCGAGCAGTATGAAGCCGCCTGCACACCCGACGATTTCGACCGTCACGTCGGTGCCGACGAATCCCGTGCGATGTTCGACGCTCACGTCGCGGGGCGGCTGGCAGCCGTGACCTCGACCACGGTGCACGCTGCCGCCTGCCTCTATACGGTGAGCACGGATTCCGGCTTCGTCATCGATCGTTATCGCGACATGAAGAACGTCAAGGTCGTCTCCGCCTGTTCCGGCCACGGCTTCAAGAACTCGGCGGGTTTCGGAGAACGTCTGGCACTATGGGCCGCGGGTCACGACGACGACACGCTCGATCGCTTTCAGGTGTCGCGCTTGGACGCGTATCAGCCGGGCATGTCCAGCTCGACGAGCCGCGCGAGCTGA
- a CDS encoding SDR family oxidoreductase: MKIVIVGGTGLIGSKTAPILRERGHEVIAASPKSGVNTLTGAGLKEALTGAHVVIDLANSPSFEDKAVLEFFQASGRNLHVAEAAAGVRHHVALSIVGIERTPENGYFRAKVAQEELIKASGIPYTIIRSTQFMEFLGGIADSSMSGNTVRLSPGLFQPIAADDVAAAVADVALAAPRNGIVEIAGPDRAPFDEIVARYLKAMGDPREVVRDPEARYFGGKVDDQSLVPLGDARLGSIGLEEWVRGAKAQR, translated from the coding sequence ATGAAGATCGTTATCGTCGGCGGTACGGGCCTGATCGGGTCGAAGACCGCTCCCATTCTGCGTGAACGCGGTCACGAGGTCATCGCCGCATCGCCCAAGAGCGGCGTCAATACGCTGACCGGCGCAGGCCTCAAAGAGGCTTTGACCGGCGCACATGTCGTGATCGACCTCGCCAATTCGCCTTCTTTCGAAGACAAGGCAGTGCTGGAATTCTTCCAGGCCTCGGGCCGCAACCTGCATGTAGCGGAGGCTGCGGCGGGAGTTCGTCATCATGTCGCGCTGTCGATCGTCGGCATCGAGCGCACGCCCGAGAACGGCTACTTTCGCGCCAAAGTCGCGCAGGAAGAACTGATCAAAGCGTCGGGCATTCCCTACACCATCATTCGTTCGACGCAGTTCATGGAGTTTCTCGGTGGCATCGCCGATTCGAGCATGAGCGGCAATACGGTCAGACTTTCGCCCGGGCTCTTCCAGCCGATCGCCGCGGACGATGTCGCCGCCGCCGTCGCCGATGTGGCGCTCGCCGCGCCGCGCAATGGCATCGTCGAGATCGCGGGGCCGGACCGCGCGCCGTTCGATGAAATCGTGGCGCGCTATCTGAAAGCGATGGGCGATCCGCGCGAAGTGGTGCGCGACCCCGAAGCGCGATACTTCGGCGGCAAGGTCGATGATCAGTCGCTCGTCCCCTTAGGCGATGCGCGGCTCGGCAGCATCGGGCTTGAAGAATGGGTGCGAGGCGCGAAGGCGCAACGTTAA
- a CDS encoding vWA domain-containing protein, producing the protein MSIVSAARAFLGRRNWAIVAAVPLLVAAIWMPGLMFQRNVFSYIVTFDITQSMDVEDVGSASVPISRLDFARAAMRESLGRLPCGSTIGWSIFTGQSTLLLVPPVEVCSNFDALLAALDSIGGDMRWTNWSRVAEGGVFAAVRTATNIGHDAGVLLITDGQEAPPVLPSDQRVRDIPRGQVKGWLIGVGGDQPVPIPRTDRDGKRIGYWRADEVIQVPAQSRAGVAAESHEELSALRGQYLEAIAQQVGFDYRRLRAPQDLLAAMTDSRYAHRERVPTEVNWIPAALALLLLVWRFLPQRRA; encoded by the coding sequence GTGAGCATCGTCAGTGCGGCGCGCGCATTCCTCGGGCGGCGGAACTGGGCCATCGTTGCCGCCGTGCCCTTGCTCGTCGCCGCTATCTGGATGCCGGGCCTGATGTTTCAGCGAAACGTGTTCAGCTATATCGTTACGTTCGATATCACGCAAAGCATGGACGTGGAAGATGTCGGCAGTGCGAGCGTGCCCATTAGCCGACTCGATTTCGCACGCGCAGCCATGCGCGAGAGTCTCGGTCGCTTGCCATGCGGATCGACGATAGGCTGGAGCATTTTTACCGGGCAGAGTACTTTGCTTCTCGTTCCGCCCGTCGAAGTGTGCAGCAATTTCGATGCGTTGCTCGCCGCACTCGACAGCATCGGCGGCGATATGCGCTGGACCAACTGGAGCCGCGTGGCCGAGGGCGGAGTCTTTGCCGCCGTGCGCACGGCGACGAACATCGGCCATGATGCCGGCGTTCTGCTCATCACGGACGGGCAGGAAGCGCCGCCGGTTCTGCCTTCGGATCAGCGCGTTCGCGATATCCCGCGCGGTCAGGTCAAGGGATGGCTCATCGGCGTGGGTGGCGATCAGCCCGTGCCGATTCCGCGCACCGATCGCGATGGCAAACGCATCGGCTACTGGCGCGCGGACGAAGTGATACAGGTGCCCGCGCAGTCTCGCGCGGGCGTGGCCGCCGAAAGTCACGAAGAGTTATCTGCATTGCGCGGACAGTATCTCGAAGCAATCGCTCAGCAAGTCGGCTTCGATTATCGACGTCTGCGTGCGCCGCAAGATTTGCTCGCGGCCATGACGGATAGCCGCTATGCGCATCGCGAACGCGTGCCGACCGAAGTGAACTGGATTCCCGCTGCGCTCGCGCTGCTGCTGCTCGTGTGGCGCTTCCTGCCGCAGCGTCGCGCCTGA
- a CDS encoding vWA domain-containing protein has protein sequence MPLDFLRPWLLLMLPLALLPLLPRPAEAFAYSSIAWLPRDSIGTAIDHARRICAILAMLAIVVGLAGPGRSHMQVMRTSSAAEILILMDRSASMDAVMSKTPVAEPGGQSKNAVARHSLERFVAERPDDRFAFMMFGISPILAVPFTANHRIIAAALQGTAIGRGMPDTRLDRGLIAAIAQFDGQPYTVPRAIVLVSDGGAHLDAAAQAAIRNGLARHRIALYFVYLRSGVYSPDLTKPAAPGDASEEAELHRYFQALATPYRLYQAEDATAMAAAMQEINQQHSAMISFEERLPRQDDSALCFAVALLACAALLALRSVQVRSWS, from the coding sequence ATGCCGCTCGATTTTCTCAGGCCGTGGCTTCTGCTCATGCTCCCGCTCGCGCTGTTGCCGCTGTTGCCGAGGCCGGCAGAAGCCTTCGCCTATTCGTCCATCGCGTGGTTGCCGCGCGATAGCATCGGCACGGCGATCGATCATGCGCGGCGCATCTGCGCGATCCTGGCCATGCTCGCCATCGTCGTGGGACTCGCGGGTCCGGGACGCTCGCATATGCAGGTCATGCGCACCAGCAGCGCAGCGGAGATCCTCATTCTGATGGACCGGAGCGCGAGCATGGATGCGGTCATGTCGAAGACGCCCGTCGCCGAGCCGGGCGGTCAATCGAAGAACGCGGTGGCGCGTCACTCGCTCGAACGCTTCGTCGCAGAGCGTCCGGACGACCGCTTCGCGTTCATGATGTTCGGCATCAGCCCCATTCTCGCTGTGCCATTCACGGCGAATCACCGGATCATCGCAGCGGCGCTTCAGGGCACGGCGATCGGTCGCGGCATGCCGGACACGCGCCTCGATCGCGGATTGATCGCTGCAATCGCCCAGTTCGACGGACAGCCCTACACGGTGCCCCGCGCCATCGTGCTGGTCTCGGATGGCGGCGCACATCTCGATGCCGCCGCGCAAGCGGCCATCCGCAACGGCCTCGCGCGCCATCGCATTGCGCTTTATTTCGTGTATCTGCGAAGCGGCGTCTACAGTCCCGATCTCACGAAGCCCGCCGCACCCGGCGATGCATCCGAGGAAGCGGAACTGCATCGCTATTTTCAGGCGCTGGCCACGCCGTATCGGCTATATCAGGCGGAAGATGCCACCGCCATGGCCGCCGCGATGCAGGAGATCAATCAGCAACACAGCGCGATGATTTCATTCGAAGAACGCTTGCCACGACAGGACGACAGCGCGCTTTGCTTCGCCGTCGCGTTGCTTGCATGCGCGGCCTTGCTTGCACTGCGCAGCGTGCAAGTACGGAGCTGGTCATGA
- a CDS encoding DUF58 domain-containing protein codes for MKDPVEFHYRLPGRASGFRPGTHPGTGFGAGQEFAMHARLFDHPDPRRLDLRASQRAVPREWLVRLHLQRVAVPVQVVVDVSASMRFGTRRTKLDLAADFVEALGYSAFRAGDQLGMLAFDRDAREDLFVPARHGRGVGDEMATRLRHCTMSPHIANGDAGLVRTLDRLAGRRGLVFLVSDFHWPRVRLDAALDRLVSARVVPMVIWDEAEIEPPHEGMFLPVRDMESGGKRTLWLRPRMVQQWRENVAKRRVELKTTLGRRGAHPFFVEGAFDAEALSRHFLETAA; via the coding sequence ATGAAGGATCCGGTCGAATTCCACTATCGGCTGCCGGGACGCGCGAGCGGCTTCAGGCCCGGCACGCATCCGGGCACGGGCTTCGGCGCGGGACAAGAGTTCGCGATGCACGCGCGTCTGTTCGATCATCCCGATCCGCGCAGGCTCGATCTGCGCGCGAGTCAGCGCGCCGTGCCACGGGAATGGCTCGTGCGTCTGCATCTTCAGCGCGTCGCGGTGCCGGTGCAGGTCGTCGTGGACGTCTCTGCTTCGATGCGCTTCGGCACGCGCCGGACGAAGCTCGATCTTGCCGCCGATTTCGTCGAGGCACTCGGCTATAGCGCATTCCGCGCAGGCGATCAGCTCGGCATGCTCGCGTTCGATCGCGATGCGCGCGAAGACCTGTTCGTACCGGCCCGGCATGGACGCGGCGTCGGCGATGAAATGGCCACGCGGCTTCGCCATTGCACGATGTCGCCGCACATCGCGAACGGCGATGCGGGACTCGTGCGCACGCTCGACCGGCTTGCGGGTCGGCGTGGCCTCGTGTTTCTGGTGTCCGACTTTCACTGGCCGCGCGTCCGTCTCGATGCGGCGCTCGACAGGCTCGTCAGCGCGCGAGTCGTGCCGATGGTCATCTGGGACGAAGCCGAGATCGAGCCGCCGCACGAGGGCATGTTTCTGCCGGTGCGCGACATGGAGTCCGGCGGCAAGCGCACGCTCTGGTTGCGGCCGCGCATGGTTCAACAGTGGCGCGAGAATGTCGCGAAACGCCGCGTCGAACTGAAAACTACGCTGGGTCGTCGCGGTGCGCATCCCTTCTTCGTCGAAGGTGCATTCGATGCCGAAGCGCTTTCGCGTCACTTTCTGGAAACCGCCGCATGA
- a CDS encoding AAA family ATPase encodes MASENELQDWRGDALNMEAAVANAVVGQRETIHLINVALYARGHVLLEGGVGVGKTTLLRAFARATGGDFERIEGTIDLMPGDLIYHTFVDAEGTPRIDPGPLLRHGERLTTFFFNEINRSRPQVQSLLLRAMAERSVSAFGREYRFPHMTVFADRNKVEKDETFELASAARDRFLFELNMPTPSMTDVRRALVFDPIFHDVDALIESVPAAVIDATRLNAIGAAIQRSVSLSPSIEKYVLDIWQATETPQRFGIELDDVDMARLILAGASPRGMSALVRAVRVCAWLDGRLHAIPEDVHAVLLPALGHRVFFTPVYEMRRHELAEALTATIVRTIAVP; translated from the coding sequence ATGGCATCGGAAAACGAATTGCAGGACTGGCGCGGCGACGCTCTGAACATGGAAGCCGCGGTCGCCAACGCTGTCGTCGGGCAGCGCGAGACCATCCATCTGATCAACGTGGCCCTTTATGCACGCGGGCACGTGTTGCTCGAAGGCGGCGTGGGCGTCGGCAAGACGACACTGCTGCGCGCCTTCGCACGGGCGACGGGTGGCGACTTCGAGCGCATAGAAGGCACGATCGACCTGATGCCCGGCGACCTCATCTATCACACCTTCGTCGATGCGGAAGGCACGCCGCGCATCGATCCTGGTCCGTTGCTGCGCCACGGCGAGCGACTCACCACGTTCTTCTTCAACGAGATCAATCGCTCGCGCCCGCAAGTGCAATCGCTGTTGTTGCGCGCGATGGCGGAGCGCTCCGTATCGGCATTCGGCCGCGAATATCGCTTTCCGCATATGACGGTGTTCGCGGACCGCAACAAGGTCGAGAAGGACGAGACCTTCGAACTGGCATCCGCCGCGCGCGACCGCTTTCTGTTCGAGCTGAACATGCCCACGCCGTCGATGACCGATGTACGGCGCGCACTGGTCTTCGATCCGATCTTCCATGATGTCGATGCGCTCATCGAGAGCGTGCCCGCCGCCGTGATCGATGCCACGCGCCTGAATGCGATCGGCGCCGCGATTCAACGGAGCGTGAGTCTCAGCCCGAGCATCGAAAAGTATGTGCTCGATATCTGGCAGGCGACCGAAACGCCGCAGCGCTTCGGCATCGAACTCGATGATGTCGATATGGCGCGGCTCATTCTCGCGGGCGCGAGTCCGCGCGGCATGAGCGCGCTGGTTCGCGCGGTGCGCGTTTGCGCGTGGCTCGACGGACGTCTGCATGCGATACCCGAAGACGTGCATGCGGTGCTGTTGCCCGCGCTCGGTCATCGCGTGTTCTTTACGCCGGTCTATGAAATGCGACGGCATGAACTTGCCGAGGCGCTGACCGCGACGATCGTGCGAACGATCGCGGTGCCGTGA
- a CDS encoding H-NS histone family protein, whose protein sequence is MAYSSTELTKLLQQQAALNEALTAAREKEARLALIEIVQKMREYDISLNELMGRKPGEQKAEAQPKYRDPVSGATWSGRGRVPHWIAGQDRDRFLVDSESAARQPVQAALFPESR, encoded by the coding sequence ATGGCATATTCCAGTACAGAACTTACAAAGCTGCTTCAGCAGCAGGCCGCTTTAAACGAAGCGCTCACCGCCGCGCGCGAGAAAGAGGCGCGGCTGGCGCTCATCGAAATCGTGCAAAAGATGCGCGAATACGACATCAGTCTGAACGAACTCATGGGCCGCAAGCCGGGCGAGCAAAAGGCCGAGGCCCAGCCCAAGTATCGCGATCCGGTGAGCGGCGCAACATGGAGCGGGCGCGGACGCGTGCCGCACTGGATCGCCGGACAGGATCGCGACCGCTTTCTGGTCGATTCGGAATCGGCCGCGCGTCAACCGGTTCAGGCAGCTTTGTTCCCGGAATCGCGCTGA
- a CDS encoding alpha/beta hydrolase, with translation MRDHNEQASGIAYGEGRLQKLDVYAPDSRADANRPVVVYFYGGAWQSGSRADSRAVAQALAAQGIVTVTPDCRNYPATIFPGFLDDAAAAVRWTRDHAREFGGNPDRIFVMGHSSGAHIAAMIATDPRYLAAQGMSKRSLAGMIGLAGPYAAFQTTDPHMDEIFPAALRPRALPVAFVTGDEPAMLLGAGTADTDVDPRNSDLFAEALRAHHDNVELKRYPGLGHETIVKSMFSPRDASSPVLADVTAFIAAH, from the coding sequence GTGCGCGACCATAACGAGCAGGCAAGCGGCATCGCTTATGGCGAGGGGCGTCTCCAAAAGCTCGATGTCTATGCGCCCGATTCCCGCGCCGACGCCAATCGTCCAGTCGTCGTGTATTTCTACGGCGGCGCCTGGCAAAGCGGCAGCCGCGCGGATTCGCGCGCGGTTGCGCAGGCGCTTGCTGCGCAAGGCATCGTCACGGTCACGCCGGATTGCCGCAACTATCCGGCGACTATTTTTCCAGGCTTTCTCGACGATGCCGCCGCCGCCGTGCGCTGGACGCGCGATCACGCGCGCGAATTCGGCGGCAATCCCGATCGCATCTTTGTCATGGGACATTCCTCGGGCGCGCACATCGCGGCGATGATCGCAACCGATCCGCGCTATCTGGCCGCGCAAGGCATGTCGAAACGTTCGCTTGCCGGCATGATCGGGCTGGCGGGCCCATACGCGGCATTCCAGACGACCGATCCGCACATGGACGAGATCTTTCCGGCGGCGCTGCGCCCGCGCGCGTTGCCTGTCGCATTCGTGACCGGAGACGAACCGGCGATGCTGCTCGGCGCAGGGACGGCAGATACCGATGTCGATCCGCGCAACAGCGATCTTTTCGCCGAAGCGTTGCGCGCGCATCACGATAACGTGGAGCTGAAACGCTATCCGGGCCTCGGTCACGAGACGATCGTCAAATCGATGTTCTCCCCGCGGGATGCGTCGTCGCCGGTGCTGGCGGACGTGACTGCCTTCATCGCCGCGCACTGA